The DNA region TTAGAAACTTCGAAGGCGTTATTACAACTTATGCCGAACCGACAAACTATCACCAAGATTGTCACTGTAAAGTATGTCAAAGCGGTAACAAACCTAAACTGGTAGGCGTCGCCGGACTAGAACAAGGACAAACGCTATCTATTGCTCCGTCAAATCTTGCAAGAGAGCAACGACACAAAAAATAGTATTTAGGTCGCAAGACCACACAAAAAGAGATATGAAAAGTAAACTTAATTTAAATCAAAATTTGGTAAATCAAGCTCGGCAATCTGCTATGCGGGTTGCCGAACACACCCAACAGTATATCGACTTGCACTCTACCCAAACGGTAGAGCGCGCGGTATGCCGTTTGCTTGGCATTGACGGAGTTAACGAAGTAGGCGTTCCTATGCCTAACATCGTCGTCGACCACCTTGCAAACAACAATCACTTAGCTATGGGCGTAGCGTACTACTTAGGCTGTTCGTTACTCGAAAATGGCCTTAGTCCGCAACAAACCGCCGAAGCAATTAACAAGGGTAAACTCGATTTGTCGAGAGTTAAACCTCGTGAGATAGGCGAAGTTAGAAAGGCAATCTTTGATATTGCCCGACAGACAATGAAGCGTATTGACGCTAACGTTGCTAAACGCAAAGAATATTTAACAAAATTTGGCGAAAAAGACGGTCCTTACATCTATTTGATTGTAGCGACAGGTAATATTTACGAAGACATTACGCAGGCAAAAGCCGCCGCAAAGCAGGGAGCTGACATTATTGCAGTTATCCGCACGACGGGGCAAAGCTTGCTTGACTATGTTCCTTATGGAGCGACTATCGAAGGTTTCGGCGGTACTTATGCAACGCAAGAGAACTTCCGCTTAATGCGTTCGGCATTAGACGAAGTCGGCGAGGAGCAAAAGAGATATATTAGACTATGCAACTATTGTTCGGGACTATGTATGCCCGAAATTGCCTCAATGGGCGCATTAGAAAGGCTTGACGTTATGCTTAACGATGCGCTATATGGTATTTTATTTAGAGATATCAATATGAAGCGTACTATTGTCGACCAATATTTTTCTAGGGTAATCAATGGCTACGCAGGCGTGATAATAAATACAGGCGAGGACAACTACTTAACCACAGCCGACGCCGTAGAAGAAGCGCATACTGTGCTTGCCTCGCAATTTTTAAACGAACAATTCGCTCTTAAAGCCGGGCTACCCGAAGAACAAATGGGCTTAGGTCACGCTTTTGAGATTGACCCAGAGGTAAAAAATGGCTTTGTATACGAATTAGCCCAAGCTCAAATGGCTAGGGAAATATTTCCCAAAGCGCCCCTTAAATATATGCCACCAACAAAGTTTATGACGGGCAATATTTTTAGAGGACATATTCAAGACGCTTTATTTAATATGGTTACAATTCTTACCGGACAAAAAATACATTTGCTAGGTATGATGACTGAGGCTATTCATACTCCATTTATGGCAGACCGAGCCTTAGCTATTGAAAACGCTCAATATATTTTCAACACTATGAGCGATTTAGGCAACGAGATTACTTTTGCTAAGGGCGGATTAGTCGAACAGAGGGCTAACGAAGTTCTAACTAAGGCAACCGACCTACTTCAAGAGATTGAGAAGCTTAAATTGTTTGGCACGCTAGAAAAAGGTATATTTGCCTCAATAAAGCGGTCGCAAGACGGCGGAAAAGGGCTTAACGGCGTATTTAGCAAGGGAGAGAAATATTTCAACCCCTTTATCGAGCTTATGCTTACAAATAAGGAGGGCAAATAAATGTCAGGTTTATACGACTTATCTAAAAAAAGTACTAATACCACGCTTGACACTAAGCAACTATGCCCTTATGGCGACACAATTAACGACTCAAAAGTGCAGATTAGCTTTACTTTGCCTATTCCAAACAATGCAAAGGGCAACGAGGCAGCGGCTCTCTACGCAAAGAAGATGGGTATTGCCGAGCCAAACGTAGCTTATGCAAGGGCGCTTGACGATAATTTTACCTTTTATGTAGTTTATGGCAGTTGCGTTCATACAATTAATTATGACGAGATAGTAGCGCTAGACGTTACAAGCGACGTTATGGATATGCGTCAAGTCGACGAATATATCGAGCGTAATATCGGCAGGAAAGTTGTAGTTTTAGGCGCTTCAACAGGTACGGACGCTCATACCGTAGGTATAGACGCTATTATGAACCGCAAAGGTTTTGCCGGTCACTATGGTCTAGAAAGATATAATATGATTGAGGCTATCAATATGGGTAGCCAAGTTGCAAACGAAGACTTTATCAAAAAAGCAAGGGAAGTTAAAGCCGATATTTTGCTTGTTTCTCAAACAGTTACGCAAAAAAATATTCATATTGCAAATTTAACCGAATTAGTCGAGCTACTAGAAGCCGACAATTTACGCAAAGACGTTGTTTTAATTTGTGGCGGAGCAAGAATTAACCACGAATTAGCCAAAGAGCTTGGCTATGACGCCGGTTTTGGTTCGGGCAAATTTGCCGAAGACGTTATTTCCTTTGCCGTACAAGAAATGGTCTCACGCAAACTTTTTTAAGGAGAAAAATTTGACCAACAAAATTGACCAGCAACTAATCGAAGGACAAGAAGTTAACAATGTCGACCGACAAAATCAAACAAATCAAGACGACGTCGGCAATTCAAACAGTCCAAAACTGCCTAACGTACTGAGAAATAAAAATTTCTTATTGCTTTTTTTAGGCACGCTTGTTTCTAACGTAGGCAATACATTTTATAGTTTTGTAGTAAGTTTTTACATTTTAGCTATCACTAATAACAACGCCATTATTCAAGGAGCCTTTCTTGCGACTTGTGGCGTTGTCTTTTTATTGTTTTCGACAGTAGGCGGAGTGCTTGCCGATAGATACAACAAAGCTAAAATAATTTATATTTGTGATTTTATAAAGGGCGGAATTATTATTATTTCGGCAGTTGTAATTTATTTTTGTATTGCAAACGATATGGTTATTCTGCAAATAGTAGTTTTATTTATAATGGGCATAGTCAGTAACATTATTGGCGCAATTTTTTCGCCTGCGACTTCAAGTTTGACGCCTTATATTGTAAAACCTATGCAACTTCAACAGGCTAACAGTTATTTTAGCGTTTTAAATTCCTTGCAAGGCATAGTAGGTATTTTAATTGCCGGCATAATTTATTCCATATTACCGATAATGTGGTTATTTGTTTTAATAGGTATCCTATACGTTTTAAGCGGAATTTCGGAAATATTTATAAGATACGACTTTGTTAAGAAAGAAGGGACGATTACTATTAAAAATGTATTTGCCGACTTTGTTCAAGGGATAAGATATCTTAAACCTGAAAAAGCCCTTGTTGGCTTAATAATGGGCATACTCTTTGTAAATTTCTTTTTAACGCCTTATATGTCTAACGGAGCGCCGTATTTTATTAAGACTTATTTAAACGGCGAATATTTATTAAGTAGCGTAGTCAAGCCTGAAATGTGGCAGTCAATTTGGTCAGTTTGTGTTGGAGCAGGTTCGCTTATT from Clostridia bacterium includes:
- a CDS encoding MFS transporter; the encoded protein is MTNKIDQQLIEGQEVNNVDRQNQTNQDDVGNSNSPKLPNVLRNKNFLLLFLGTLVSNVGNTFYSFVVSFYILAITNNNAIIQGAFLATCGVVFLLFSTVGGVLADRYNKAKIIYICDFIKGGIIIISAVVIYFCIANDMVILQIVVLFIMGIVSNIIGAIFSPATSSLTPYIVKPMQLQQANSYFSVLNSLQGIVGILIAGIIYSILPIMWLFVLIGILYVLSGISEIFIRYDFVKKEGTITIKNVFADFVQGIRYLKPEKALVGLIMGILFVNFFLTPYMSNGAPYFIKTYLNGEYLLSSVVKPEMWQSIWSVCVGAGSLIMGLIVSHKAQKAKYGKSIKLWMLLMAVAMTIAPISFYIFVYTKLSVSAYLIITSCLLFFFGLSVVNINIPVATIIQSRVDKDMLAKVSSVLNIGSMGLTPIASMLGGVIIGLLGLGAVLIFCSVGFLFTAILISSNKSINSL
- a CDS encoding OAM dimerization domain-containing protein; translation: MSGLYDLSKKSTNTTLDTKQLCPYGDTINDSKVQISFTLPIPNNAKGNEAAALYAKKMGIAEPNVAYARALDDNFTFYVVYGSCVHTINYDEIVALDVTSDVMDMRQVDEYIERNIGRKVVVLGASTGTDAHTVGIDAIMNRKGFAGHYGLERYNMIEAINMGSQVANEDFIKKAREVKADILLVSQTVTQKNIHIANLTELVELLEADNLRKDVVLICGGARINHELAKELGYDAGFGSGKFAEDVISFAVQEMVSRKLF
- a CDS encoding lysine 5,6-aminomutase subunit alpha; translated protein: MKSKLNLNQNLVNQARQSAMRVAEHTQQYIDLHSTQTVERAVCRLLGIDGVNEVGVPMPNIVVDHLANNNHLAMGVAYYLGCSLLENGLSPQQTAEAINKGKLDLSRVKPREIGEVRKAIFDIARQTMKRIDANVAKRKEYLTKFGEKDGPYIYLIVATGNIYEDITQAKAAAKQGADIIAVIRTTGQSLLDYVPYGATIEGFGGTYATQENFRLMRSALDEVGEEQKRYIRLCNYCSGLCMPEIASMGALERLDVMLNDALYGILFRDINMKRTIVDQYFSRVINGYAGVIINTGEDNYLTTADAVEEAHTVLASQFLNEQFALKAGLPEEQMGLGHAFEIDPEVKNGFVYELAQAQMAREIFPKAPLKYMPPTKFMTGNIFRGHIQDALFNMVTILTGQKIHLLGMMTEAIHTPFMADRALAIENAQYIFNTMSDLGNEITFAKGGLVEQRANEVLTKATDLLQEIEKLKLFGTLEKGIFASIKRSQDGGKGLNGVFSKGEKYFNPFIELMLTNKEGK